A genomic region of Raphanus sativus cultivar WK10039 chromosome 6, ASM80110v3, whole genome shotgun sequence contains the following coding sequences:
- the LOC108809974 gene encoding uncharacterized protein LOC108809974 has protein sequence MPRKVTTTQAMTCQDLVLIQKFLQLALTWSLPDTSTRVAVDNVVTVNSRGIINGVVFDEGVSGDGCERNVKPVREGGSSAKNQRHVSNLHYHSVGQLLQSLCFLF, from the exons ATGCCAAGAAAG GTCACGACAACTCAAGCGATGACATGCCAGGACCTGGTTCTGATTCAAAAATTCCTTCAGTTGGCGCTGACTTGGTCTCTTCCTGACACCAGCACGAGAGTCGCTGTTGACAATGTTGTTACTGTTAACAGCAGAGGAATCATCAATGGCGTGGTTTTCGATGAAGGTGTCTCAGGAGATGGGTGTGAACGCAATGTCAAACCTGTTAGGGAAGGTGGCTCTTCTGCAAAGAACCAACGTCATGTCTCGAATCTGCACTATCATAGTGTGGGACAACTACTCCAGTCACTCTGTTTTCTCTTTTGA
- the LOC108808011 gene encoding uncharacterized protein LOC108808011, translated as MHQEVVDNIFAQDSFWKDVESLSSILQEASSLFLTHHQDKKWIKKNPSDDLSTFQSSWIWRAICKLRSEARPLLLCEVGSGITASFWQDNWTNAGPLIELVGERGPLVTGLSIDAVVADALTSDGWWLDRSRSRSLVITLLRACLPNAQEILASEVDDRYVWFPVRVERTALSQLLKLGKRCITLLYKFPGTRQCGLQEGYRSTHSSHGSRLGIECNQVWSFFVSRLHLSPPVAFEEVLIWLKAPSHDDNVTLIIRLIYQAVLYLLWKERNKRIHTAVEKPPVAIIAEIQQLIKLRLDPLARRQVFELDSFGSELVL; from the exons ATGCACCAGGAAGTAGTAGATAACATTTTTGCACAAGATTCTTTCTGGAAAGATGTTGAATCTCTTTCATCAATTCTCCAAGAGGCTTCGTCGTTGTTTCTCACTCACCATCAAG ATAAGAAATGGATCAAGAAGAATCCTTCTGATGATCTATCTACCTTTCAGA GTAGTTGGATATGGAGAGCTATTTGCAAGTTGAGGTCGGAGGCGAGGCCTTTGCTGCTTTGTGAAGTGGGGTCTGGGATCACTGCTAGCTTTTGGCAGGACAATTGGACTAATGCTGGCCCCCTTATTGAGTTGGTAGGTGAAAGAGGTCCTCTAGTGACAGGTTTGAGCATTGATGCAGTTGTGGCAGATGCTTTAACAAGCGATGGCTGGTGGCTGGATCGGAGTAGGAGCAGAAGCCTGGTAATCACTTTGCTAAGGGCGTGTTTGCCTAATGCACAAGAGATTCTAGCCTCTGAAGTGGATGATAGGTATGTTTGGTTTCCGGTGAGGGTAGAGAGAACGGCACTTTCTCAGCTACTGAAACTTGGAAAGCGTTGTATCACTCTCCTTTACAAGTTCCCTGGCACAAGGCAGTGTGGTTTGCAGGAAGGATACCGAAGCACGCATTCATCACATGGATCGCGGCTCGGAATAGAATG CAACCAAGTCTGGTCGTTTTTTGTTTCACGATTGCATTTGTCGCCGCCAGTAGCTTTTGAGGAGGTATTGATCTGGCTGAAAGCGCCATCACATGATGATAATGTTACTCTCATTATTCGACTCATTTATCAAGCGGTCTTGTACTTACTCTGGAAGGAAAGAAATAAGAGAATTCATACAGCAGTTGAAAAGCCTCCAGTAGCTATTATAGCAGAAATTCAGCAGCTTATTAAACTCAGGTTGGATCCTCTGGCTAGAAGACAG GTTTTTGAGTTGGACTCGTTTGGGTCTGAACTCGTTTTGTAG
- the LOC108836203 gene encoding uncharacterized protein LOC108836203: MANLLSCFLAGDWDSSIPLGSVPGKRRLSLFIPRIQKLINDARKMRPQPNLSELIRAQLNLPRADPPRRVSAPVAESPPLAVSRDGSPVLVEDLPIENPAVDVQQVVEASEDAPVITPSPSKKKGKKRSRRDSSAKVDQEEESVGCPDAEGPPKKKKKKGAKAGEGPLLQEKTGPQEGDGGDAAADSAEETGRSSPEAQLLLNRKRKETGPSEGHAQSEDPPAPVLTTAVSQPSTSKPPAGRSSAPRRGPPEFPDKVSFEYDGTTPLIYAPGKCAELMSQINGGPRPLLLNDLIFKKEYTDAAQAKLRGDGSMNFVVELYDTELKATRTELRRSEKLVKAKDAFIRRKKAEWTAETDKLKAKATRAISRRKAQKEKLAATEAELGVVQETVGILETEIALMKEKEEETEKDQVRILEQCQKKIDHQAKEIERLKRSRVFEVTQERIRVQTEMIAKCNRRFRNIMDREKRRGPFDDANAMYNQAFGTRSCLEVLLEAGRDIPQDTIDMFAAREKDYDQAAKELEVGDIPESDLTLSPLVLPSQFVDERMLAGLNTFGSNTNLIDPNDAAALSDSIAEGCEHRELGDGSSREMVSVDDPTGALTSTDRPLEKGTLEKEPVSDVAGKGSLILLVSDTSADDQADDQGEEEVEGSGKQGEDEEHGSGGLGTEARRSEEQGPDVTEDLAKY, encoded by the exons ATGGCTAATCTTTTGTCGTGTTTTCTCGCAGGGGATTGGGATTCGAGCATTCCCTTGGGTAGCGTTCCTGGTAAGAGACGTCTTTCGCTTTTCATTCCGCGTATTCAGAAGCTAATCAACGACGCTAGGAAGATGAGGCCTCAGCCGAACTTGAGTGAGTTGATAAGGGCTCAGCTAAACCTCCCGAGAGCCGATCCTCCGCGCCGTGTGTCGGCGCCTGTTGCCGAGAGTCCCCCGCTAGCTGTCTCGAGAGACGGATCTCCGGTTCTTGTTGAAGACCTTCCGATTGAGAATCCAGCTGTGGACGTTCAGCAAGTCGTGGAGGCTTCCGAGGACGCTCCGGTGATAACTCCCAGTCCTTCGAAGAAGAAAGGGAAAAAGAGGTCCCGGCGCGATTCTTCGGCTAAAGTGGATCAGGAGGAGGAGTCTGTCGGTTGTCCAGATGCTGAGGGTCCtcctaagaagaagaagaagaagggagcTAAAGCCGGCGAAGGGCCACTTTTGCAGGAAAAGACTGGTCCTCAGGAAGGTGATGGTGGGGATGCGGCTGCTGATTCCGCGGAGGAGACGGGACGTTCTTCCCCCGAGGCTCAGTTGCTATTGAACAGGAAGAGGAAAGAAACGGGTCCCAGCGAGGGGCACGCCCAAAGCGAGGATCCGCCGGCTCCCGTCCTTACGACGGCCGTGAGTCAGCCATCGACTTCTAAGCCTCCGGCTGGACGAAGCTCCGCCCCGAGGAGAGGTCCTCCCGAGTTCCCGGATAAGGTGTCTTTTGAGTATGACGGGACGACTCCCCTTATCTACGCTCCGGGCAAGTGCGCGGAGCTGATGAGTCAGATTAACGGTGGTCCCCGGCCACTGCTCTTGAACGATCTTATCTTCAAGAAGGAGTACACTGACGCTGCTCAAGCCAAGCTTCGG GGTGATGGGAGCATGAATTTCGTCGTGGAGTTGTACGATACCGAGCTCAAGGCGACTCGTACTGAGCTGCGGCGCTCGGAGAAGCTGGTGAAGGCCAAGGATGCCTTTATTAGAAGGAAGAAGGCCGAGTGGACGGCGGAGACCGATAAACTCAAGGCGAAGGCGACTCGTGCGATCTCTCGTCGGAAGGCCCAGAAAGAGAAGTTGGCTGCTACCGAAGCCGAGCTGGGCGTCGTTCAAGAAACCGTGGGGATCCTTGAAACCGAGATAGCTCTGatgaaggagaaggaagaagagaccGAGAAGGATCAGGTACGGATCCTTGAGCAGTGCCAAAAGAAGATCGATCACCAGGCAAAGGAGATCGAACGATTGAAGCGTTCTCGGGTCTTCGAGGTGACGCAGGAGCGGATTCGCGTTCAAACTGAGATGATCGCAAAATGCAACAGGCGGTTTCGCAACATAATGGACCGGGAGAAGCGTCGCGGACCTTTTGATGATGCCAACGCCATGTACAATCAGGCGTTTGGAACGAGGTCTTGCCTCGAGGTTCTGCTGGAAGCAGGCCGTGACATCCCGCAGGACACCATTGATATGTTTGCGGCTCGGGAGAAGGATTACGATCAGGCGGCTAAGGAGCTCGAAGTGGGAGATATCCCAGAAAGCGACCTCACTCTCTCTCCGCTCGTGTTGCCTTCTCAGTTCGTTGACGAGAGGATGTTAGCGGGCCTTAACACCTTCGGGTCCAACACCAATCTGATCGATCCGAATGACGCGGCTGCTCTTTCGGACTCGATCGCTGAAGGATGTGAACACAGGGAGCTCGGCGACGGTTCTTCGCGAGAGATGGTTTCGGTTGACGATCCTACCGGCGCTTTGACTTCCACGGACCGGCCTCTGGAAAAAGGAACCTTGGAGAAAGAGCCTGTTTCGGACGTGGCTGGGAAGGGATCTCTGATCCTTCTCGTGTCGGACACTTCTGCTGATGATCAGGCGGACGACCAAGGAGAGGAGGAGGTCGAGGGATCTGGGAAACAAGGTGAAGACGAGGAGCATGGATCCGGGGGACTGGGGACGGAAGCTCGGAGGTCCGAGGAGCAGGGACCGGATGTGACCGAGGATCTTGCTAAGTATtaa